The following nucleotide sequence is from Rhodospirillales bacterium.
CGGACGTTTGCACGACCGGACGCGTTGCGCCGTAAAGCTTAATTCCGATATCTCCACCTTCAATGCGGAAATTATGCACGGTGCAATGATCCTCGGTGATCTCAATGGCGTTGAATGTTTGCGCGTTGCATTTGAGCACGGATTTCTGGCCCGCGCCGATCAGGGCTTTGCGCGCGGTAAGGGTGATTGTTCCCGTGATCAGATATTCGCCGGGCGGGATATAAACCATATCGTGCGCGGCTATTGCATTTTGGATAGCGACCGTGTCATTGGTGAGGCCGTCACCAACAGCGCCAAAATCCTTGATTGAGATCGCATCGGCGAGCTTGTCATTCACGGTGCGCGTGGCCGCGCCGGTGCCGGTAGGGGTAAAATCCGGCGAGGCGGAAGCGCCGGAGAGATCGAGCGCGACGGGGTTGCCGCTTCCGTCAAAGCCTAGGCCTTTATTTGCGCGGGTGGCGCGCGATGGCAGCTCTACATTGCCGGGGGTTTCGTGGTCACCATATTTGAGCATGAGGTCGTTTTCGCGGCTGACCTGCTGGAGCGCGGCGATGAGGTAATCAAGCTCGTTATTGATGGATTGGGCGGAGAAGTCCCCGCCTTCGAGAAAGTCGGTTACGCGCTCTATGGGCAGCTCGCGGGCGAGCGTTATGATGGTATCCATTGCAGGAGCGGTGTCGAAAGTGACATCGCCGCCCGCCGTATTCCCCGCGCCGTTAATGGTGAAACCGCTGGTCTGCTTCGCGCCGTCTATATAGACGCTCAAGTCCTCGCTGGCAAAAATGGGAAACGGGTAGGTGAATGTGTCTTGCGTGCCATTAGCGACATAACGCACAATTGGCGTTACGTCCGGCATTTTGATGTGTTCGGTCATGAAGGGAGGCTTCCTTAAAACTGGTTTTGTATCTGTCATTGCGAGTACCCACAGGGCATAAACTTCGCAAAGCAATCCAGTTGATATGGATTGCCGCGTCGAACCTATCGGTTCTCCTCGCAATGACGGCGGGTTAAAACAAGCGGTCGAAGAGTGTGACCTGATCGTTGAGCTTCTGGCGCTGCTGGAGCTGGGTGGCTTGCAGGAGGTTGAGGCTGCGGGATTGCGTTTCATTCAGATCGAGTGCGCGGGTCCGTAAAGAGTCGAGCTGTGTACGCCGATTGATCTCGTCTTCGGTTTCGTCGAACAGGCCGAGCAGGACGGCCTGGGCCGATCCGCTATTGGCGCTGACGCCTGATCCGCCAAATTGCGCGCGTTGGCGTGCGACCGCCCGGCGCAGAGCGTTGCGGCGTTCTTCCTCATCTTGCGCGGCCTGCGCGGCGATTTTTTCGCGTTCCAAAGCATTGGACTGGGCTAGCCCCGCGGCCTGCAATTTCTGGCGCTCCTGTAATTGACGCAGGGCAAGTTCCTGCTCCTGGCGGGCGTTGCTGTTGCCGCTTAAGGTCTGGACCGCGCCGACGACCTGACCGACGGTGTTAAGTGTACTGACAGCGGCGGACAGGCTGCTGGCGATGGGGGTAATGGCTCCCATGGGAACCTCCTTTCCGATTATTGTGAATAATTTTATATTTTTGAATTAATCTTGCGGTTTTACGGTTGTTTTTTTTATAAAAAATCTTTACGGTATTTAAAATACATCGAATGCTCTTTTTTATATTGACACACAGAACATTATTATGGTAAATAATTTGCATCCTATAACCTTAAGAGAGGAAAAAACGATGACATGGACAAGTGGACGCCTTCCTAGCTGTGTGAGTTGTGACAAAATTGAAACGCCCGTTAGAGTAAACGATGCTTTTGACAGAAATTCTCGGACAAAAGCCATTCAAAAGCCTGCGCGCACAATCTGGGCTTCCTCCCCTGGGAGTGATCAAGAAGAAGCGGCAACAACGAAGCTTATAGCTGAACTACATTAATAAGCTAATCATTAACTTTTAATTGCGTTGTTACGGACAGCAG
It contains:
- a CDS encoding transporter, whose protein sequence is MGAITPIASSLSAAVSTLNTVGQVVGAVQTLSGNSNARQEQELALRQLQERQKLQAAGLAQSNALEREKIAAQAAQDEEERRNALRRAVARQRAQFGGSGVSANSGSAQAVLLGLFDETEDEINRRTQLDSLRTRALDLNETQSRSLNLLQATQLQQRQKLNDQVTLFDRLF